In one window of Tripterygium wilfordii isolate XIE 37 chromosome 1, ASM1340144v1, whole genome shotgun sequence DNA:
- the LOC119988907 gene encoding uncharacterized protein LOC119988907: MCVDYRDLNRASPKDNFPLPHIDVLVDNTARHSTFSFMDGFSGYNQIKMAPEDREKTTFITLWGTFCYKVMPFGLKNAGATYQRAMVTLFHDMMHREVEVYVDDMIAKSKEGEDHIVNLQKLFDRLRKHQLKLNPAKCTFGATSGKLLGFIVSRKGIEVDPDKVKAILEMSPPRTEKEVRGFLGRLNYIARFISQLTATCEPIFKLLRKSNSTEWNEDCQVAFEKIKQYLKSPPVLMPPVAGRPLILYLTVSDSSMGCVLGQHDSSGRIEHAIYYLSKKFTSCEANYSMLEKTCCSLVWTAHRLRQYMLYHTTWLISRMDPIKYIFEKPSLSGRIAKWQMLLSEYDILYVTQKATKGSAIADYLAEGAIDDTQTMDLKFPDIDVMTVSIEEENQKNLAKWTMLFDGASNIIGCGIGAVLISPEEKVIPFTAKLYFECTNNVAEYEACTMGIQAAIDMGIRRLQVYGDSQLVIRQLNDEWETKDDKLIPYYQHIKKLIKFFDWVELDYIPRGENQIADALATLAAMFDVDPKGEVQVIKIEKREVRGYCLNLEGEPDGKPWYHDIQQYIEKKEYPSGASENDKRTIRRLAGSFFLSGNVLYKRNDGIVFLRCVDIAEAKQIMEEIHEGICGTHSSGYAMARKIIRAGYYWLTMERDCISYANRCHKCQINADRTHVPVNPLHVLTSPWPFSMWGLDVIGSIEPKASNGHRFILVAIDYFTKWVEAASYSNVTSSVVVRFLRKEIVCRYGVPERIITDNGTNFNSKMVKGFCDQFKIRHHNSTPYRPKMNGAVEAANKNIKKIIRKMTENYKDWHEKLPFALYGYRTSIRTSTGETPFSLVYGMEAVLPIEVEIPSLRVVLEAGLEESEWTRTRYEQLNLIEERRLRAICKGQLYQRRLMKAHNKKVRPRSFRGGELVLKMILPPQKDHRGKWTPNYEGPYVVKKAFEGGALILTRMDGEELPNPVNADAIEK, from the coding sequence atgtgtgtcgactatagagaccttaatcgcgcaagcccgaaggataacttccctcttcctcacattgatgttttagtggataatacagccagacattctaccttctctttcatggatggattttcgggttacaatcagatcaagatggcaccagaagatcgcgagaaaacaacttttattactctatggggaactttctgttataaagtcatgccttttggtttgaagaatgccggtgccacttatcaaagggccatggtcactttgtttcatgatatgatgcatagagaagttgaagtatatgtcgatgatatgatagcaaaatccaaagaaggtgaagatcatattgtgaatctccagaagttgtttgatcgattaaggaagcatcaattgaagttgaatccagctaagtgcacatttggggcaacctcggggaagttgttaggtttcattgtaagcaggaaaggaatcgaagtagatcctgataaagtgaaggcgatcttggagatgtcaccccctcggacagaaaaggaggttaggggtttcttgggaagattgaattacattgccagattcatttcacagttgacggctacttgtgaacctatctttaaattgttgcgtaaaagtaactctactgagtggaatgaagattgtcaggtagccttcgaaaagatcaagcaatacttgaaaagtcctccagtgttgatgcctcctgtggctggcaggccgcttattctctatttgactgtctcagatagttcgatgggatgtgtgctcggacaacatgactcatcaggaaggatagagcatgccatttattacttaagcaagaagtttaccagttgtgaagcaaattattcgatgttagagaagacttgttgctcgttggtttggactgcgcatcgacttagacaatacatgctttatcacactacatggttgatttccaggatggatcctatcaagtacatttttgagaaaccttctctttcagggaggatagctaaatggcaaatgttattatcagaatatgatattttatatgtcacacagaaggcaaccaaggggagtgcaatagcagattatttggcagagggagcgattgatgatactcaaactatggatttgaaatttccagatattgatgtcatgactgtgtcgatagaagaagagaatcaaaagaatttggcaaaatggactatgttgtttgatggcgcttctaatattataggatgcggaattggtgcagtgttaatatcacctgaagagaaggttataccgtttacagctaagttgtatttcgaatgtaccaacaatgtggctgagtatgaagcatgtacgatgggaattcaagctgccattgatatggggattaggaggctacaggtttatggtgattcacagttggtgattaggcaattgaatgacgaatgggaaaccaaagatgacaagcttattccatactaccagcatatcaaaaaattaatcaagttttttgattgggtggagctggattatatcccaaggggagaaaatcaaatagcagatgctctggcaactctggcagcaatgtttgatgtagacccaaaaggggaagtgcaggtgattaaaatcgagaaacgagaagttcgaggttactgtttaaatttggagggagagcctgatggtaaaccgtggtatcatgatattcaacagtacattgagaagaaggaatatccatcaggagcatcagaaaatgataagcgtaccatcaggagattggcgggatctttcttcttgagtggaaatgttctttataaaaggaatgatgggatagttttcttacgatgtgttgatattgctgaggctaagcaaatcatggaggaaattcatgaagggatatgtgggactcattctagtggatatgcaatggcaaggaagattatacgtgcagggtattattggttaaccatggagagggattgtataagttatgcaaatagatgccacaagtgtcagattaatgcagacaggacacatgttcccgttaatccattacatgtgttgacgtcaccatggcctttctctatgtggggattagatgtcatcggttcaattgagccaaaggcttctaatgggcatcgtttcattttggttgccattgattattttaccaaatgggtggaggctgcttcatattctaatgtgacgagtagcgtggttgttcggtttttgaggaaagagattgtttgtcgatatggagtcccggaaagaattattactgataatggcacgaatttcaatagcaaaatggtgaaaggtttttgtgaccagttcaaaattcgtcatcataattcaacgccataccgaccaaagatgaatggggctgttgaggcggcgaataagaatatcaagaagatcatcaggaagatgacagagaattacaaagattggcatgagaagctcccttttgctctatatggttatcggacatcaatacgcacatctaccggggagactcctttctctttggtgtatggtatggaagcagttttgcctatcgaagtggagattccatcccttcgagtagttctggaggcaggtttggaagaatcagaatggactcgaacgagatatgagcagttgaatttgatagaagaacgaagattaagagcaatttgcaaagggcaattgtatcaaagaagattgatgaaagcacataataagaaagttcggcctcgcagcttcagggggggagagttagtgttgaagatgattttgccacctcaaaaggatcaccgagggaagtggacaccgaattatgagggaccatatgtggtgaaaaaagcttttgaaggaggagcattaatattgacaagaatggatggagaagaattgcctaatccggtgaatgcagacgccatcgaaaag
- the LOC120003784 gene encoding uncharacterized WD repeat-containing protein C2A9.03-like yields the protein MRILPSPSSNIQRNPFIRTASRLPLHRMSYHPVDNFYHMGEEDGEVPDFVDEMEDENYGRGGEAVELNEYEMLTRVTDISSAQARAGKDIQGIPWERLNITREEYRLTRLEQYKNYENIPSSGEAVDKECKQMEKGDKYYEFFHNTRLVKPTILHFQLRNLVWATSKHDVYLMSKYSVLHWSSLSCNSSEVINFSGHIAPVENHPGSLLEGFTKTQISTLAVKDNFLVTGGFQGELTCKRLDKQGVSFCARTTTYDDNAITNAIEIYDSLRGGVHFMASNNDCGLREYDMERFQILNHFRYPWPVNHTSLSPDRRLIAVVGDHLDGLLVDAQNGKTISTVVGHLDYSFATAWHPDGRTFATGNQDKTCRVWDIRNLSLPVAILKGNLGAVRSIRFSSDGEFMVVAEPADFVHVYSTKADYKRRQEIDFFGEISGVALSPDDESLYIGIWDRTYASLLQYNKRHNYGYLDSYL from the exons ATG AGAATTCTCCCATCGCCATCATCGAATATCCAACGCAATCCCTTCATTCGAACCGCCTCTCGGCTTCCCCT ACATAGAATGTCCTACCACCCGGTGGACAACTTCTATCACATGGGAGAAGAAGATGGGGAAGTGCCAGATTTTGTTGACGAAATGGAGGATGAAAACTATGGCCGAGGCGGTGAAGCAGTGGAGCTTAATGAATATGAAATG CTCACCAGGGTGACTGATATATCTTCTGCGCAGGCAAGGGCAGGGAAAGACATTCAGGGTATTCCTTGGGAGAGATTGAACATAACGAGAGAAGAATATAGGTTGACGAGGCTTGAGCAATACAAGAATTACGAGAACATTCCTTCATCAGGGGAAGCTGTAGACAAG GAATGTAAGCAGATGGAGAAGGGTGACAAATATTATGAGTTCTTTCACAATACGAGATTAGTTAAGCCTACTATTCTTCATTTTCAG CTAAGGAACTTGGTTTGGGCTACGTCAAAACATGATGTTTATCTTATGTCTAAATATTCAGTCCTGCATTGGTCATCGCTGTCTTGCAATTCATCAGAAGTCATCAACTTTTCTGGACATATTGCACCTGTAGAG AATCATCCAGGAAGCTTATTGGAAGGTTTCACAAAAACTCAAATTAGCACTTTGGCTGTCAAGGACAATTTTCTGGTTACAGGGGGCTTCCAAGGAGAGCTTACTTGCAAG CGTCTGGACAAGCAAGGAGTTAGCTTCTGTGCTCGCACCACCACATATGATGATAATGCCATCACAAACGCTATTGAGATATACGACAGCTTGAG GGGTGGAGTACATTTCATGGCATCTAACAATGATTGTGGTTTAAGAGAATATGACATGGAAAGATTTCAAATTCTGAATCATTTCCGTTACCCTTGGCCGGTGAAT CATACCTCACTGAGCCCTGATCGTAGGTTAATTGCTGTTGTTGGTGATCACCTGGATGGATTGCTTGTGGATGCACAAAATGGAAAG ACCATTTCTACAGTGGTGGGCCATCTGGATTACTCTTTCGCAACAGCATGGCACCCAGATGGGCGGACTTTTGCCACGGGGAACCAGGATAAGACTTGCCGAGTATGGGATATTAGAAACCTGTCGCTGCCCGTTGCAATTCTAAAGGGAAACTTGGGGGCTGTTCGTTCAATTCGCTTCTCATCAGATGGCGAATTCATGGTGGTTGCTGAACCTGCTGATTTTGTGCATGTGTATAGTACAAAAGCCGACTATAAAAGGAGGCAAGAGATTGATTTCTTCGGCGAGATATCTGGTGTAGCACTCAGCCCAGATGATGAATCTCTGTATATAGGAATCTGGGACCGAACTTATGCGAGTTTGCTGCAGTATAACAAAAGACATAACTACGGGTATCTTGATTCTTACTTATAA